In Schaalia sp. JY-X169, the following are encoded in one genomic region:
- a CDS encoding glutamine amidotransferase-related protein (Members of this family of hydrolases with an active site Cys residue belong to MEROPS family C26.) — MARRFLMFTTRIYEKVAISERQAMLKFTGLRDDELVNVRLERDPFPDINLQHWDGIIMCGSHFDVSAPEDSKSLRQLDVEQNLTRLSERAIAEDFPILGICYGLGIMARMLGGSVSPAISEDITAPQLTVTPQGRVDPILNGIPDTFRAYVGHHESVVEHPPQMVPLVTGTVAPLQMARIRNNIYLTQFHPELDFEGISVRIDVFEDHGYYPKEERPRVEERVRGVDVSPAHLILSNFVDRFGTNEGVA; from the coding sequence ATGGCCAGACGCTTCCTTATGTTCACGACGCGAATTTACGAGAAAGTTGCGATTTCGGAACGTCAAGCCATGCTCAAGTTCACGGGATTGCGCGACGATGAGCTTGTCAATGTCCGTCTTGAGCGGGATCCGTTCCCCGATATTAACTTGCAGCACTGGGACGGCATCATCATGTGCGGTTCCCACTTCGATGTGTCAGCGCCGGAAGACAGCAAGAGCCTGCGGCAACTCGACGTGGAGCAAAACCTGACGCGGCTTTCGGAAAGGGCCATCGCAGAAGATTTCCCGATTTTGGGGATCTGCTACGGCCTGGGGATTATGGCGCGCATGCTTGGCGGGAGCGTGAGTCCAGCCATTTCAGAGGACATTACGGCGCCGCAGTTGACCGTGACCCCGCAGGGTCGGGTCGATCCGATTCTCAATGGCATTCCGGATACTTTCCGCGCCTACGTCGGGCACCATGAATCGGTTGTCGAGCACCCACCGCAGATGGTGCCGCTAGTGACGGGCACGGTCGCCCCACTTCAGATGGCGCGCATTCGCAACAACATCTACCTGACGCAGTTCCATCCTGAACTAGATTTTGAAGGCATTTCGGTGCGCATCGACGTGTTTGAGGATCATGGCTACTATCCGAAAGAGGAACGGCCCAGGGTTGAGGAACGGGTGCGCGGCGTCGATGTGTCGCCAGCCCACCTAATCCTCTCCAACTTCGTCGACCGGTTTGGCACGAACGAGGGCGTCGCCTAA